The Erigeron canadensis isolate Cc75 chromosome 1, C_canadensis_v1, whole genome shotgun sequence genome segment TATAAAGAAAACCTTAAATTCATTCTCAACTGCATTTGTGTTTTCAATAGAACCCGAATATCGAAAACTAGGTGGACATGGTTTAGCTTTCACTTTTTCTCCAACAAAATGCATTTTAGgagctcaacctagtcaatatCTTGGTCTTTTTAATGTAACAAATAATGGAAATGCATCAAATCATGTTTTTGCTATAGAGTTTGACACTGTCCAAGATtttgtgtttagagatatagaTGATAACCATGTTGGTGTCAATATAAACCGTATGACTTCCATTAATTCAACTCGGGCCGGTTTTTTTGTTGATGGGGATTTGATGAAACATGATCTTTGTTTGCATAGTGGAAAAAAGATTCAAGCTTGgattgattatgatggtgtgaCACAAGAATTAAATGTCACTCTTTCTTTGTTTTCAATTAAACCAAGTATGCCAATTATGTCTTTTCAAGTTGATCTTGAACCGGTTTTTCTAGATTTTATGTATGTTGGTTTTTCTGCATCAACTGGCCTTCTTTCTAGCAATCATTATATATTTGGTTGGAGTTTTAATATAAGTGGGAAAGCACAAAGTTTGGACCTTGATAATCTTCCTTTGCTTCCACAAATTAAGAAGAATCAAAAAAGTTTTGTTAGTGTGTTTTATTGTTCTGTATCTGTAgccattttgtttcttttgttagGAGGTGGAATTTATGTTGTTAAAATGTCAAAAAGTATAGATGATGTGGCTGAAGATTGGGAACTTGATATGGGCCCACATAGATTTAGCTATAAAGAGCTAAAAGATGCTACTAAAGGGTTTAATGAGAAAAACTTGCTTGGGTTTGGTGGGTCAGGTAAGGTTTACAAAGGGGTTTTGCCCGACTCAAAAACTGAAATCGCTGTGAAGCGGATTTTGAAAGAGTCAAAACACGGATTAAAGGAGTTTGTGTCGGAGATATCGACCGTTGGTCGGCTCCGACACCGGCATTTGGTCCAGTTGTTGGGATGGTCTAGGAAGAAAGGTGAGTTCTTGTTGGTTTATGATTTTATGGGAAATGGAAGTTTAGATAAGTATATTTATAAGAacccaaaaatgattttgagttGGGAACAAAGATTTAAGATCATAAATGGCATAGCAAATGGATTACTGTATTTACATGAAGAATGGGAGCAAACTGTGCTTCATAGAGATATTAAAGCTGGAAATGTGTTGCTAGATTTGGAGTTGAATGGTAGGTTGGGTGATTTCGGGTTGGCTAAGTTATATGACCATGGTTCGAACGCTAACACCACTAAAGTGGTGGGTACATTGGGTTACTTGGCTCCTGAGCTCACTCGAACAGGAAAGCCTACCACGAGTTCAGATGTTTATGCTTTTGGGGCTCTATTGTTAGAAGTAGTATGTGGCCGTAGACCCATTGAAACCAAGGCGTCACCGGAGGAGCTGATTTTGGTTGATTGGGTTTGGGATAAGTTGCGAGAAGGGGTTTTACTTGAGGTAGTGGATTCGAGGTTGAATGGTGAGTTTAATGAGGTTGAAGTTATGGTGGTTTTGAAGCTTGGGTTATTGTGTTCTAGCGATGAACCATCATTTAGGCCGAGTATGAGACAAGTGATTGCGTACTTGGAACAGAAGATGCCCTTACCGGGGGTTTTTGGTCAATTGTGTGCTGATGGTGAGAAGGAGGTTTTTGTGGTGGAGTTTGATCATTGTGTGCCTTTTAGTTAGAGAAGACGAAGACATAAGATGGAGGGAAGGGAGTGATGATGAGCTTGAAGCGGATTCTTGTTTGACGTTCACGTTGGTGGTTTCCAGTAAGCACATTAACACGTTGGTGGTTTCCAGTAAGCACATTAACACGTGATAATACATGACGTTTATTCGGGGATTATGCTCTTAAGGGTCTATTCCTGTTTACACTCACAGTTTGAATAGTTGATTGGTAATGTTCGATCtcacattaataataatcttactAATCCATTGTATATAAGATATAGCAGCTTGTACTTGAATAGTGATTTTGCTTTATCATCAGCATGAATAGTTTTATACTCGTGTACAGATTTTGATTAACCTTTGGGTTTTGGCAAATTCATTTTTGGAAAGATTATTAGCTAAAATAGATTtgcaaatatttataaataatctcAAGTTGCAAGCATGGTAAATTTGGCAATAACATCTCCAATGATTGTAACATTAATAATACTGATATTGATTGACATTTTTGACTAGTCTCGCCAGCCTTAATCATATTCATACAGGTGAAGTTCAGGCAGTTACTGCCACCAGTTTTCCAGAATGAGATCAACTTTTCAGGAAAGAATGGTGGCAGCAGCCAAGAAGCATTTGAAACATGTCAAATAAGATCACAAAACAGAACGATCTCAAGTTTAAACATAGTTCCACTagataaacataaccataaaaTCCATACAAAGGAAAATGAGAACTTCGGAAACTCCTAATACACCATAAGGCTCTGCTGCACCCGGCTATATTTTTGTACAGTCACGACACTCATAACATACACAAACGCTAACTTCGTTTTAATCTCTGCAACGGGGGCGGCCTTGGGTGTATTTCACCCTTTGAGCCTCGTCTAAAGACTCGAGTCCTAggtatatatatctaccaatgtACAAGTTTCATAGCTACAAACCATTTTTATTAGCAAAAGCGACTCAGCTGGATGTTAAAACGAACCAACAAACACAAACCGACCATTCTCGCCACTCAGTTAGCTGTACAACTCCCTTGGTCTTTATATTAAGTAGTACCGTTATTATCAGCAGCGGCAGCAGCAGCCGCAGCGGCGGCAGCAGCATATCCAGCCAGAGCCCCAATCCTCCTTTCTGTAAAATATCAGGATAACTCGtcacaaaatttaaaataaacctTCTAAGAACAAATTAATGCTTGTTTTTTGTGTGTTGCTATTTGAGGGAGGAAATCCAACTAATTTACGGGTCAATTCAAATGTAGCTTTATCCCAACTGGGCCAGAACAGAGAATTTACCTAACGGTAGGTAAAAGTAAGTAGCACAGGtaaaacatgttaaaagaaTTGTCTGAACCTATTTTTATAGCATACGAATTTTCTGAACCTAATTTTACTTCATACACCCTCCCTAAACCTTTCCATGCATTGTACTCTTACTGAAAAAACTGTAGTGGAACACTTATTAACACTTTAATTATTGAAAGTAAATGAAGGTTTGCATATCAACCAGGTGCAGGCGTAGCTGGTTTTGACTAATACCAAAACATGGACTGTTTAAAACTTCTGACCATCCCACCCATACTTCCACATCTGGTATCTGGATTTTCCACTCAATCTTTAATGGAATAGCAAGAGGAACGAGctatagagagagaaaaggaGAACTGGGATCATGAAACAGAAAGACCATAACCAAAAATCCTGATTTTTCACTGGCTCCCTCTCTCCAAGGACAAAGACAATTTTAGGTTTTCAATAAACATACACTATTTAGATTCAAAATCAACGCCATCTTTACCCACATGCCATTAGCCTAGCAGAATCGAGGTTTGTTCAAGTCCCGCTACGGACAAATGAGTGAGCTGGTTTCCTAACaaagcaatatatatatgtgtgtgtgtgtgtgtatatgtatgttaaGGTTCAGTTTTTTTACTATCGTGGAATCATGATACCTCATCATAGCGTAATGTGGTGATCAAGTTCAACCCAAAACACGAAGAATTTGAATTAGTTATTAATCCATTCATACAGGTCAAACGGGCTAAAAAGAATAATTTTAGCTTGAAGAAAAGCTGGTCAAACAGGTTAGAAGTCACCCAAAAGGCCAAGTGCATTGTTATAATGTCTACAAACTCCTAGAATCATTTAATTCAttttaaagtaatatatatcaATCTATGAGTATGTTTGCTGAAACTAGCTGAAAGCTGGAGCTGGTAGCTGAAATTGAAAGCTATAGCTTATTTTGGAGTTGGAACATAGAAgctgaaatttttattttcccaGAGGTGTTTGAAAAAGTAGCTGGAACTGAAACTTAAAAAGGTatagaatgatatatatatatatataataaaacaaaaactttctAAGGATATCTATGTATTTTCGCAAACTATAAGCTCAAGCTAGTTTTATAAGCTACAAAAAGTAGCTTATATTTTTTGAGCTCATTTAATAAATAAGCTTTAAACAAATTATCAAACAAACAAAGCTAAAAGCTTAAGCTCTTTTCCAAAGACACCCTTTAAGTTTTCATAATCATACCCCACTCATTAAGCATTTTATTCTTCAAAACGTCAAAGTGACAAAATAGAGTTTACAGGTTCAACCCATGGAAAAACTGTATGTTTGAAATTTGATCTGAACCCATTTTGATCCGTTTCCCAAACTGACTAGACGACATTTTTTTGCCACCAcagaaaaaagataaaatacgTAGGTGTACCTCCAGCAGCAACAAGTTTCTCTACACGAGCAACTATATGTTTCCCGTAAGTATATTTCTTCAGAGCATTCAAATGAACCTTGATACGATTAAGAATCATCTCAAGTTGCTGGTCATCACATGTCTCCAAAACTTTCTGCACAACGTAATTAGCAAACTGATCTTTCATCATCACCTGACATGACAATTGAATCATGATCAGGATataaaacaacaatatatttaattttaatttcaatgCACCTTTTTCTTCCCACTTTAAGTTTATGAAGCATAAGCTAATCAGAACACAAACCTGAAGTGGTTCATTTTCATCAGTGGTGCCTAGCATCTCTGTCACCAGGGTCTGGCGTTCCTCTGGTGTACCAAAAGTCAAACACTTTTCAACAACATTAGAGGCAAACTTTTGTTGACTCATTTGAACTATCTGCCCGGTTAATTGATCTATAATAGTTGTACGCTCATGTGGCTTTCCATGTTCCAGTACATGCTGTTGGAACATTAAAAGGAATCAGTATAACCGAAGAGGTGACAAATGACTTAAGTCTAATGCACcaaaggtggcaaaatgggcggacAAGCAAATTGtgtaacaggtcaaatgggtaaactATTTTTATAAGAATCGATATGGGTTGGATTTTGCATGAAACTTTATATGCAgctgcttaaaattttaaaagttgactTGTGTGTCTGCATgattacaaaatatttttttgtcttAGTATTTATCTGaacttttgaatttattttatgcattacaATACACTGTAATTTTTAACCCATTTGGCCTGTTTCCGATTAAGCGATTTTGAAGAACTAGAGATAGAGCATAACACAAACCAGCCCATTCACGAATACACTGGTCGAAATCGCCACATTCTATCTAGCAATAACAAAAAGGAGTATTCTTTCCATATGTAGAAATTTAAATCTCAACCGATGCGTTTGTCTTTAACCATTTGTAACCAACTTTCATAACACAAGCATTCTTATCAATTTATGAAGTAATGCTTAATCTAAATGGCATTTCctataagaaaaagaagaagatagcATTGTTATTTAATAGGCAATACGATATCCTGATTTTAAAGACTTTAATCATCCAGATTCCAAGCTGAACAATGTTGATAACATATTGGTTTTTTGTCTTGTGAGTTGTGAAACTTAGAAGTATATAGCATTCATTGCAAATTATAACATTAGGAATAATATAATTCTTAATTCCCATACCTGAACAACATAATTTCCATATTGATCTTGCGCCAGCATGATAATAGATTTCAAGATTTCATCCATCACAATgctttgtgttttagggttgtGACAGTGCTCCAAGACCCTCTGTTACACGAAATATTCAGCCATAAAAATCAACATTGatcaaataatattttatttagttcAAGCAACCAACTAcccaaatattaataataaagatatttcACCTGTATGACACGGCAACCATAAGGATGGGTTGACAATTTAAcaacttgatcataaaatgTAGAGATAATGAAATGAATAGCCTCTTCCGGTACACATTCAATACACTTCTGAATAACATGATTTCCATTTTGATCATGCACACAACGCATCACATGACCATCAAGCTCTACAACCATTTTTGTCTGTTGATCAAGGTCAACAACCTCAATAGCCTGCATTGAAGCAAACCAAAtgtattttaataatttgagACATAGTATATAACATCTTTACCTCATTGATCCAATTTAGCTCTAATTAAAGAATTCTCGAGTATACTAATAAGTGAAGATCAAaggaaaaaaactaaattaatttcTTTCATACAAATTCAAATAATAACAGATTATATGTAAAGCTCAAATTCTCAAACACCCAATATACAGGTAACAGATAAACTATGGGTAAACAACGTCTAA includes the following:
- the LOC122589223 gene encoding L-type lectin-domain containing receptor kinase S.4-like, with the translated sequence MSLLHHHNLVLHLLPFLYLYVSIQPSFSQSFTYNGFTSTNTNNKITNLTLNGIASITNQGILKLTNTSSHHFGQGFYPIPIPFKNNLNKAIKKTLNSFSTAFVFSIEPEYRKLGGHGLAFTFSPTKCILGAQPSQYLGLFNVTNNGNASNHVFAIEFDTVQDFVFRDIDDNHVGVNINRMTSINSTRAGFFVDGDLMKHDLCLHSGKKIQAWIDYDGVTQELNVTLSLFSIKPSMPIMSFQVDLEPVFLDFMYVGFSASTGLLSSNHYIFGWSFNISGKAQSLDLDNLPLLPQIKKNQKSFVSVFYCSVSVAILFLLLGGGIYVVKMSKSIDDVAEDWELDMGPHRFSYKELKDATKGFNEKNLLGFGGSGKVYKGVLPDSKTEIAVKRILKESKHGLKEFVSEISTVGRLRHRHLVQLLGWSRKKGEFLLVYDFMGNGSLDKYIYKNPKMILSWEQRFKIINGIANGLLYLHEEWEQTVLHRDIKAGNVLLDLELNGRLGDFGLAKLYDHGSNANTTKVVGTLGYLAPELTRTGKPTTSSDVYAFGALLLEVVCGRRPIETKASPEELILVDWVWDKLREGVLLEVVDSRLNGEFNEVEVMVVLKLGLLCSSDEPSFRPSMRQVIAYLEQKMPLPGVFGQLCADGEKEVFVVEFDHCVPFS